A stretch of Bradyrhizobium sp. CCBAU 53338 DNA encodes these proteins:
- a CDS encoding arsenic transporter gives MPSDAIWAWSIIVVATACVIIRPFRLPEAIWAVLGAGALVLLGLLSWQDALLGTEKGIDVYLFLIGMMLIAELARLEGLFDYLAALAVEYAAGSPQRLFLLIYIVGTVVTVLLSNDATAIVLTPAVYAATRAAGAKPLPYLFVCAFIANAASFVLPISNPANLVVFGARMPQLSEWLRLFALPSVASIVLTYIVLRLTQQRALKEETIARSVPHPKLGRGGKLTAVGIVAIGVVLVTASALDKQLGLPTFICGVVTAAIVLLISRQSPLPVLKGVSWSVLPLVGGLFVMVETLIKTGVIGQLSALLHQAVAQSAPKAAWSVGIATAIADNIANNLPVGLVAGSVAASDHLPAPVVSAILIGVDLGPNLSVTGSLATILWLVALRREKIEVGAWPFLKLGMLVTPPALIVALAAAIR, from the coding sequence GTGCCATCTGACGCCATCTGGGCCTGGAGCATCATCGTCGTCGCGACTGCTTGCGTCATCATCCGCCCTTTTCGCCTGCCCGAGGCGATCTGGGCGGTGCTCGGCGCCGGCGCGCTCGTGCTGCTCGGTCTCCTATCGTGGCAGGATGCGCTTCTCGGCACCGAGAAGGGCATCGACGTCTATCTGTTCCTGATCGGCATGATGCTGATCGCCGAACTGGCCCGGCTCGAAGGCCTGTTCGACTATCTCGCCGCGCTTGCGGTGGAATATGCCGCCGGCTCGCCGCAGCGGCTGTTCCTGCTGATCTACATCGTCGGCACGGTCGTGACCGTGTTGCTGTCAAATGACGCCACCGCGATCGTGCTGACGCCCGCCGTCTATGCCGCCACGCGCGCGGCCGGCGCAAAGCCGCTGCCTTATCTGTTCGTCTGCGCCTTCATCGCCAACGCCGCAAGCTTCGTGCTGCCGATCTCCAACCCCGCCAATCTCGTCGTGTTCGGCGCACGCATGCCGCAGCTCAGCGAATGGCTGCGTCTGTTCGCCCTGCCCTCAGTGGCCTCGATCGTGCTCACCTATATCGTGCTTCGCCTGACCCAGCAGCGCGCTTTGAAGGAAGAAACGATCGCGCGTAGCGTGCCACACCCCAAACTCGGCCGCGGCGGCAAGCTGACGGCCGTCGGTATCGTCGCCATCGGTGTCGTGCTGGTCACGGCCTCCGCGCTCGACAAGCAACTGGGCCTGCCGACCTTCATCTGCGGCGTGGTCACGGCCGCGATCGTGCTGCTGATCAGCCGCCAATCGCCGCTGCCCGTGCTGAAGGGCGTGTCCTGGAGCGTGCTGCCGCTGGTCGGCGGTCTCTTCGTGATGGTGGAGACACTGATCAAGACCGGCGTGATCGGCCAGCTCAGCGCCCTGCTGCATCAGGCTGTCGCGCAATCAGCCCCAAAAGCCGCCTGGAGCGTCGGTATCGCCACCGCCATCGCCGACAACATCGCCAACAATCTGCCGGTCGGCCTCGTCGCCGGCTCCGTGGCCGCGAGCGATCATCTGCCCGCGCCCGTCGTCAGCGCCATCCTGATCGGCGTCGATCTCGGGCCCAACCTGTCGGTGACAGGCTCGCTCGCCACCATCCTCTGGCTGGTCGCGTTGCGGCGGGAGAAAATCGAGGTCGGGGCCTGGCCATTCCTCAAGCTCGGCATGCTGGTGACGCCGCCGGCCCTGATCGTGGCGCTGGCGGCGGCGATCAGGTAG